The genomic window CAGCGAGAACAGGAGGTGGAACGCGAGCTGGCTGGCGGCGACCGAGACGGCGAGCCGGAGGAGCGAGGCGCGACGACCGGTCAGCGCGATGCAGAGGGGCACCGAGAAGGCGAGCGCGAGCACGACCCCGAGCGTGCCGGGCTCGGCTCCGCCGCCCGCGACGTGCGAGAAGGCGGCGACCACGACGGAGAAGCCGGCGGTCAGCCAGCCGCGGACGAACCGCGTCCATCTCGGGGCCATGGCGCTCTCTCGGGGTCGGGGACGGTCGCGCCAGTTTACCGGGGGTGGAGGACGCCGACCGGCGGCTGCGGGCGAGGTGCGTCGACGCCGAGCGACCTGGCCCGCTGCGGCGGTCTGCGGCTGCGGGACAGCGGGTCACGGGTCCGCAACGATCCTGCACGGCCGGCCGACCGCCTCCTACGCTCGGCCCATGGAGCGGGGACGCAGGACGATGACGACCGGGGCGGCGCTCGTCGTGCTGCTGGCGACCGGCGGCTGCGCCCTCGACAGCACGGCGCCGCCGAGGCCCGTGGCCGAGGTCGTCGAGGGTGCGCCCGACTGTGCGCTGAGCACCGACGCCTGGATCGTGCCAGGGCCGGGCGACGCGCCGTCGGCCCCGCCGCCTCCCCTGGCCGGGTCGGTGCCGGACGGCTTCACGCCGGTGTCCGCCGTGCGGTGCGCCTGGTCGACGGACAGCGTCGACGACGCCGAGGGTCGCTGGTCCGCCCGCCGGGAGACGACCTGGACGGAGGGGCTCGACCGGGTTCTCGCCGCCCTCGCCGTGCCCGACGAGACCGGCGGCTCTGGCATGTGCACCGCCGACATGGAGATCGTGCCCGACCTCTGGCTGACCTCCGCCGACGGCCGGTCGATGCGTGCGGCCTGGCCTGTCACGCCCTGTGGCAAGACGCTGCCCGGCACGCACGACGTCCTCGAGGCGCTGCCCGTCGAGGACGAGCGCCTCGTGCGCGTCACCCACGTCCAGAGCCGGGCGGCGCTCGACGCCGGGTGCAGCATGCAGGCCTCCCTGCCGTGGATGCTCGGCGGCTCGGGGATCGTGACCGAGCTGCCCGGCCCGGACGACCTCGACCGCGCCTGCGTGTACGCGGTCGACCCGCCGCTCCCGGACCCGACCGCGCCGGCCGACAGCCCGTTCGGCGCCGGCGACGGCTCCGGCTCTGCGGCCGCGCCGGGGACGATCTCGAAGTCGGTCACGAGCGGGACGTCCACGCGGGTCGTGCCGCTCGCGGAGGGCGTCGGGGCCCGGCTGGTGCTCGCCGCCGGGCAGCCGTCGACGCCCGGGCTCGAGCAGTGCGAAGTGACCGCGACGTCGTTCGTGACGTTCCCCGAGCACGTGCCGGGCGCCTCCCTGCCGGCGGACCCCCGCCTGACCGCCGAGCTGGACGGCTGCGGGCGGCTGCTGACGAGCGACGGAGGCGCCAGGCCCTTCCCCGAGGAGATCGCGGCGGCGCTGCGAGGCTGACAGGACCGACCGGACCGACCGACCGGCTGGCCGGCCGGCGTGCGCGCGGTCGCGTCAGCGCCCGGTCTGCGGCTCCGCGAGGATCTGCTGGGCGCGGTGGGTCAGCTCCGGGTCGACGACGATCTGGTAGCTGCGGGCGAGCACCTGGTGGGTCGAGGTGAAGTCGCGGCGACGGCGGCTGATCGCGAAGCTGGCGAGGCCGTAGAGCATGCCGAAGCCGGCGCCGATCAGCGAGGCCGCGAGGATCGTCGTGACGGAGGCGGTGTCCGGCGAGAAGAGGAGCATGACGGCCCCGAAGAAGACGCCGATCCAGAGGCCGGTGACCGCGCCCGCGAGCGCCGCGCGGCCGTAGGTGAGCCGCCCGGTGACGCGCTCGACCGTGGTGAGCTCGTTCCCGATGATGGCGAGCTGCTTGATGGGGAACTCGGCGTGCGACAGGCGCTCGACGACCGCCTGGGCCTCGGGGTAGCTGGCGTACGTCCCGAGGACGTCGCCCCTCGGCAGGGTCGGGATGCTCGGCGCTCGGCGGCCCCACGGGCTCGGGTTCGTCATGAGAGCAGTGAAACACGTCGACCCGGGCGACAGCACGCGGCACGGTCGGGCTGAGCGACTAACTTGGAGGCGTGAGCGCCACCAGAGTCTTCGTCGCCCGTCTCGCCGGGTGCTCCGTCTTCGACCCCGCCGGCGACAAGGTGGGCAAGGTCAGGGACGTCCTCGTCGTCTACCGCCGTGACGACCCGCCGAGGGTCGTCGGCCTGATCGTCGAGGTCCCCGGCAAGCGTCGCGTGTTCGTCAGCATCGGCCGCGTCACGAGCATCGGCTCGGGGCAGATCATCACGAGCGGCACCATCACGCTGCGTCGCTTCGAGCAGCGCGGCGGCGAGACCCGCGTCATCGCCGAGATGCTCGGCCGCAGGGTCTCGCTGCGTCGCGACGGCGGCCGCGCCGTCGTCGAGGACGTCGCGATCGACGAGGTCAGCGAGGGCGACTGGGAGATCGGGCAGCTGTTCCTGCGGCGCCCCAAGACCACGCCGTCGCCGTTCGGCAAGGGCCCCACCGCGTTCGCCACGTGGGACGAGGTGACAGAGGAGAACGAGCCCGGCGAGGCCCAGAGCGCCGAGCACCTCATCGCCGCCTACTCCGACCTCGTGCCCGCCGACCTCGCCAACACGCTGCTCGACCTGACCCCCGAGCGCCGCCTCGAGGTCGCCTCCGAGCTGTCCGACGACCGTCTCGCCGACGTGCTCGAGGAGCTGCCGGAGGACGAGCAGGTCGAGATCTTCTCGCAGCTCGACGACCAGCGCGCCGCAGGCGTGCTCGACCAGATGCAGCCCGACGACGCCGCAGACCTCATGTCCCAGCTCGGCGACGAGCGCAAGGAGCAGCTGCTCCAGCTGATGGAGCCGGAGGAGGCGGACGACGTCCGCATGCTGCTCAGCTACGACGCCGACACCGCCGGCGGGCTGATGACCACCGAGCCGGTCATCGTCTCGGCCGACGCGACCGTGGCCGAGGGCCTCGCCCTCATCCGTCGCCACGAGCTGGCACCGGCGCTCGGGGCCGCCGTGTGCGTGACGCTGCCGCCGTACGAGCCGCCGACCGGGCGGTTCCTCGGCATGGTGCACTTCCAGCGGATGCTCCGCTACCCGCCGAACGAGCGGCTCGGCACGCTGCTCGACCAGCAGCTCGAGCCCGTCCACGTCGACGCGACCGCCCTCGAGGTCACCCGGGTGATGGCGACCTACAACCTCGTCAGCGTGCCCGTCGTCGACGCCGCCCACCGCCTCGTCGGGGTGGTGACCATCGACGACGTCCTGGACCACGTGCTGCCCGACGACTGGCGCAGCAACGACCAGGACAGACCGCTCAGCCGCTCTCGGTCACGCGCCCGCCGCGCCCCCCTGACCACCACCCCGACCACGCCCACGACCCCGAGGAGGACCACCGGTGGCACGCGATAACCGCAGCACGGTCCGCCTCGACTCCCCCAAGGGCCTCCGCACCCGCGTCCTCCCCGGCAGGAGGCGCGCGGGCCGCGACCGGTTCGGCCGCGCCACCGAGGCGATCGCGCGGGCGATGGGCACGCCGCAGTTCCTGCTCGCCCTCACGGGCTTCTGCGTCCTCTGGATGGTCTACAACACGACGGCGCCCGAGAGCATCCGCTTCGACAGCGCGGCCATCGGCTTCACGGCGCTGACGCTGATCCTGTCGCTCCAGGCCTCGTACGCGGCGCCCCTCATCCTCCTCGCGCAGAACCGCCAGGACGACCGCGACCGCGTGCAGTTCGAGCAGGACCGCCAGCGCGCCGAGCGCAACCTCGCCGACACCGAGTACCTCGCCCGCGAGGTCGTCGCCCTGCGCATCGCGATCCGCGACATGGCCAGCAAGGACTTCATCCGCGCCGAGCTGCGCAGCCTGCTGGACGAGATCGACCGTCGCGAGGACGAGTCGACGGCGGCGAGCAGCACGGACGACGCGTCTCGTGGCTGACGTCGGCACCGGGCTCGCGGGAGGCGCCTCCTCGGCTGCCGGCACGAGCTCCGCCGCCGATCGCGTGCGCACGGCGCTCGGCTCGGTGCTCGACCCGGAGATCCGTCGACCGGTCACCGAGCTCGACATGATCGGCGACGTGTCGGTCGACGCGGCGGGCGCGGCGACCGTCGCCGTGAAGCTGACCATCGTCGGCTGCCCCGCGGCCGACACCATCGAGCGCGACGTGCGCGCGGCGACCGCCTCGGTCGACGGCGTCACGGACGTGACGGTCGACGTCACCGTCATGACGAAGGAGGAGCGGCACGCGCTCACCGAGAAGCTCCGGGCCGGCAGGGGTGCCCGCGTGCAGCAGTTCGGGCCCGACTCGTTGACGCGCGTCATCGCCGTCACCAGCGGCAAGGGAGGCGTGGGCAAGTCGACCGTGACCGCCAACCTGGCCGTCTCGCTCGCGGCCCGCGGCCTGTCGGTCGGCATCGTCGACGCCGACGTCTACGGCTTCAGCATCCCGGGCCTGCTCGGCCTCGTCGGCCCGGACGGCGCCGCCGTGAAGCCCACGCAGGTCGACGACATGATCCTGCCGCCCGTCGCCCACGGCGTGAAGGTCATCTCGATCGGGATGTTCGTCGACGACTCGTCCGTCGCGGTCGCCTGGCGCGGCCCCATGCTGCACCGCACCATCCAGCAGTTCCTCACCGACGTGTTCTTCGGCGACCTCGACGTGCTGCTGCTCGACCTTCCGCCCGGCACCGGCGACGTCGCCATCTCGGTCGGGCAGCTGCTGCCCCACGCCGAGGTGCTCGTCGTCACGACGCCGCAGCCCGCGGCGGCCGACGTCGCCGAGCGCAGCGGTGTCGTCGCCCGCCAGACCGGCCAGCGCCTCCTCGGCGTGGTCGAGAACATGGCCGGGCTGGCCCAGCCGGACGGGACCGTCCTCGAGCTGTTCGGCACGGGAGGCGGCGCCGAGACCGCACGCCGCCTCTCGGCCGGGCAGGAGGCCGAGGTGCCGCTGCTCGCCAGCGTGCCGCTCAGCCTCGGGCTGCGCGAGGGCGGCGACCTCGGCGCCCCCGTCGTCGTCGCGGCGCCGGAAGACCCCGCGGCGCGCGTCATCGACGCTCTCGCCGGCATCCTCGCGGTGCGGCCGCGCAGCCTCGTCGGCCGACGGCTCGGCCTCAGCGTCAGCTGACGCGTCGGTCGAGTTGCCCCGGATGGTGCCCCGCACACGAACGGAGCAGCGATCCGGGGCAACTCGAACCTCGCGACATGCGGCGCCCGGGTGCACGAGAGGCCCCCGTGCGCGTGCACGGGGGCCTCTCGGGTGTCTCGTTCGCTCGCCTCTCGCGGGCGGCCGCGCTCAGGAGGAGACGCGACCTGCCCGCCTGCGCGTCATCGGTTCCAGCACGGACCGACGACGGGAGGAGGCGGCGACGAGCCGACTAGGACCAGCGGGTGAAGGTGCGGGTCGGGATGGCGCGGTAACCGTCACGGGCGACCGAGACGACGGATCCGACGATGCCGATGCTCGCGGCGACGGCCAGGACGATGATTCCGATGAACATTTTCTTCTCTTTGTCTGCGCTGTCGCGCGGTGTGGGCAGGACGATCGACCGCCTCCCGGACCGGATCGTGCGGGGGCACGACGACAGGTCTGGCAGGCGGTCGGTCAGCCTCGTTGCGGATGCTCGGGACCAGGTCGACCGAGCGGAGAGGGCATGGGGTCCCTCTGATGACAAGATCAAGTGTGCGCCTCGACAAAGGGAAGCACAACCATGCTTTTCTACCGTGACACCGTAGAATCGCTACATGGACGTCAAGAGGCTCGAACTGCTCAGGGAACTCGCCGAGCGGGGCAGCATCGCCGCCGTCGCCAAGGCCACGCACCGCACGCCGTCGGCCGTCTCGCAGCAGCTCAAGGTGCTCGAGAAGGAGGCCGGGGTCGCCCTGACCGAGCGCGTGGGCCGCGGCGTCGTCCTCACGGGCTCGGGCCGCGTCCTCGCCCAGACCGCCACCGACGTCGCCGTCGCCCTCGAGCGCGCGCAGGCGGTCTGGGCCGACTTCGTCGCGACGCCCCAGGGCGAGGTCACCCTCGCGACCTTCCCCACCGGCGGCCAGATGCTGCTCCCCGGGCTGCTCCGCACCATCGCCGAGACGCCGGGGCTGACGGTCGTGGCGACCGACCACGACCCGTCGATCCTCGAGTTCGCCGACCTCGCCGCCGACCACGACGTCGTCGTCGCGCACTCCCCCGACGGGCGCGCCTGGCGCGGACGCGGGCTGGTCACGGTCCCGCTGCTCACCGAGCCCCTCGACGTCGCGCTGCCGGCCGACCACCGCCTCGCGGGACGGGCCTCGCTCTCGCCCGGGGACCTCGAGGGCGAGACGTGGATAGGGGTCCCGACGGACTTCCCGTTCGAGTGGGTCTACCGCGAGATCGAGCGCGTCACGGGCAGCCCCGTGCGCGTCGCCCAGCGCTTCAGCGACACCAAGGTCACCGAGTCGCTCGTGGGCGCCGGCCTCGGCATCGCCGTGCTGCCGCGGTTCACCGCGAAGGAGGCGCGGGACGACATGGTCCTGCTGCCCCTCGAGAGCATCCGGGCCGTCCGCTACGTCTCGGTGCTGATGCGTCGTGACCGTGCGGAGCGACCGTCGGTGCGACGGGTCGTCGACGCCCTGCGGGCCGAGGCCTCACGCGTCGCCGCGCTGCACGGCGGAGTCTGAGGGGACGACACCGGCGGGCAGGTCGACTAGGTCGCCTCCGCGTCCCACGGGGGGACCTCGCCGACGGCGAGCGGCTCGGGCGCCGGGCGCGGGCCCCCGCCGGGGAGGCCGACGGACACCGCGGCCGCCGTCGCCGGGGCCATCGCCCCCGACACCGGCTTCGTGGCCGCCTCGGGGGCGTCGAGCAGGGCGTCGCGGATGATGCGCCGGGGGTCGTACTGCCGAGGGTCGAGCTTCTGCCACTCGACCTCGTCGAACTCGGGCCCCATCTCGTCGCGCATGCGGGCCTTGGCGCCGTTGGCCATGTCGCGCAGGCTACGGACGAGCTGGGCCAGCTTGGAGGCGTAGCCGGGCAGGCGCTCGGGGCCGAGGAGGAAGACGG from Frigoribacterium sp. PvP032 includes these protein-coding regions:
- a CDS encoding LysR family transcriptional regulator, which codes for MDVKRLELLRELAERGSIAAVAKATHRTPSAVSQQLKVLEKEAGVALTERVGRGVVLTGSGRVLAQTATDVAVALERAQAVWADFVATPQGEVTLATFPTGGQMLLPGLLRTIAETPGLTVVATDHDPSILEFADLAADHDVVVAHSPDGRAWRGRGLVTVPLLTEPLDVALPADHRLAGRASLSPGDLEGETWIGVPTDFPFEWVYREIERVTGSPVRVAQRFSDTKVTESLVGAGLGIAVLPRFTAKEARDDMVLLPLESIRAVRYVSVLMRRDRAERPSVRRVVDALRAEASRVAALHGGV
- a CDS encoding Mrp/NBP35 family ATP-binding protein — its product is MRTALGSVLDPEIRRPVTELDMIGDVSVDAAGAATVAVKLTIVGCPAADTIERDVRAATASVDGVTDVTVDVTVMTKEERHALTEKLRAGRGARVQQFGPDSLTRVIAVTSGKGGVGKSTVTANLAVSLAARGLSVGIVDADVYGFSIPGLLGLVGPDGAAVKPTQVDDMILPPVAHGVKVISIGMFVDDSSVAVAWRGPMLHRTIQQFLTDVFFGDLDVLLLDLPPGTGDVAISVGQLLPHAEVLVVTTPQPAAADVAERSGVVARQTGQRLLGVVENMAGLAQPDGTVLELFGTGGGAETARRLSAGQEAEVPLLASVPLSLGLREGGDLGAPVVVAAPEDPAARVIDALAGILAVRPRSLVGRRLGLSVS
- a CDS encoding DUF1003 domain-containing protein, which codes for MARDNRSTVRLDSPKGLRTRVLPGRRRAGRDRFGRATEAIARAMGTPQFLLALTGFCVLWMVYNTTAPESIRFDSAAIGFTALTLILSLQASYAAPLILLAQNRQDDRDRVQFEQDRQRAERNLADTEYLAREVVALRIAIRDMASKDFIRAELRSLLDEIDRREDESTAASSTDDASRG
- a CDS encoding Sec-independent protein translocase TatB, with the protein product MFGLTFDKLLVIGVLAVFLLGPERLPGYASKLAQLVRSLRDMANGAKARMRDEMGPEFDEVEWQKLDPRQYDPRRIIRDALLDAPEAATKPVSGAMAPATAAAVSVGLPGGGPRPAPEPLAVGEVPPWDAEAT
- a CDS encoding general stress protein → MTNPSPWGRRAPSIPTLPRGDVLGTYASYPEAQAVVERLSHAEFPIKQLAIIGNELTTVERVTGRLTYGRAALAGAVTGLWIGVFFGAVMLLFSPDTASVTTILAASLIGAGFGMLYGLASFAISRRRRDFTSTHQVLARSYQIVVDPELTHRAQQILAEPQTGR
- a CDS encoding magnesium transporter MgtE N-terminal domain-containing protein, whose product is MSATRVFVARLAGCSVFDPAGDKVGKVRDVLVVYRRDDPPRVVGLIVEVPGKRRVFVSIGRVTSIGSGQIITSGTITLRRFEQRGGETRVIAEMLGRRVSLRRDGGRAVVEDVAIDEVSEGDWEIGQLFLRRPKTTPSPFGKGPTAFATWDEVTEENEPGEAQSAEHLIAAYSDLVPADLANTLLDLTPERRLEVASELSDDRLADVLEELPEDEQVEIFSQLDDQRAAGVLDQMQPDDAADLMSQLGDERKEQLLQLMEPEEADDVRMLLSYDADTAGGLMTTEPVIVSADATVAEGLALIRRHELAPALGAAVCVTLPPYEPPTGRFLGMVHFQRMLRYPPNERLGTLLDQQLEPVHVDATALEVTRVMATYNLVSVPVVDAAHRLVGVVTIDDVLDHVLPDDWRSNDQDRPLSRSRSRARRAPLTTTPTTPTTPRRTTGGTR